The proteins below come from a single Stigmatopora argus isolate UIUO_Sarg chromosome 11, RoL_Sarg_1.0, whole genome shotgun sequence genomic window:
- the LOC144084281 gene encoding multiple inositol polyphosphate phosphatase 1-like has product MQINIIRILFVYLAITVSFCGCFLNKGRQSIPKIAKYFGTKGRYEEVNPYLLEDVLAVNKSVLRPPSPQCRPVHLTAIIRHGTRYPTSNIFKHMRKMYAAVKSATPGKESWVCEIQTQWRMWYPDNTDGRLARKGVDDHKHLAVRLAKLFPSVLSEKNLRGGFFRFISSSKHRCVNSTRSFMAGLTELWNIQDQTFDLEVNDALMKHFSHCTKFVKDVVENPSALSEVEKFKAGPEMKRVREKMAKQLGVPYQNITADMIDAAMNFCAYELAIKNINSPWCESLDKVDAQIVEYANDLRQFWKRGYGHKVNRMSSCILFHDVFSRLDKAARQSMSSQKVTEAVTIQIGHGETLLPLYTLLGFFKDEQPLMSTNYAAQRQRTFRPSLTLPYTANLVLTLYDCGHGEFRLQPLINEKPVAFPGLTGHRSASMPLYKAVKEHYRELIRGCDFEKECQLFTWPSQFSIKDAL; this is encoded by the exons ATGCAGATCAACATCATAAGGATTCTTTTTGTTTACTTGGCAATTACTGTTAGCTTTTGTGGTTGTTTTCTCAACAAAGGCCGTCAAAGCATACCAAAAATTGCCAAATACTTTGGCACGAAAGGGCGCTACGAGGAAGTCAACCCCTATCTTTTGGAGGACGTCCTGGCCGTCAACAAGTCTGTCTTGCGACCTCCGTCCCCGCAATGTCGTCCTGTTCATCTGACCGCCATCATAAGACACGGTACCAGATACCCGACGAGCAACATCTTCAAGCATATGCGAAAGATGTATGCTGCGGTGAAAAGCGCCACGCCTGGGAAAGAAAGCTGGGTGTGCGAGATCCAGACACAGTGGCGGATGTGGTACCCTGACAACACTGACGGTCGCTTAGCCCGCAAAGGCGTGGATGATCACAAACATCTGGCAGTCAGGTTGGCGAAGCTTTTCCCCTCGGTGCTTTCTGAGAAAAACCTTCGAGGCGGATTCTTTAGGTTTATTAGTAGTTCCAAGCACAGGTGTGTCAACAGCACTCGCTCTTTTATGGCTGGTCTGACAGAGCTGTGGAATATTCAAG ATCAGACATTTGACTTGGAGGTTAACGATGCACTTATGAAGCATTTTAGCCACTGTACCAAATTTGTGAAGGATGTCGTTGAGAACCCTTCGGCCCTGTCGGAGGTCGAAAAATTCAAAGCGGGACCTGAGATGAAGAGGGTGCGGGAGAAAATGGCCAAACAACTTGGAGTCCCCTATCAGAACATCACAGCTG ACATGATTGATGCTGCGATGAATTTCTGCGCTTACGAGTTGGCTATAAAGAACATTAACTCCCCTTGGTGCGAGTCTTTGGACAAAGTTGATGCTCAG ATAGTGGAGTATGCTAACGACTTGAGGCAATTCTGGAAGCGAGGCTATGGTCATAAAGTTAACCGAATGTCCAGCTGTATTCTCTTCCATGACGTGTTCAGTCGACTGGACAAAGCTGCTCGCCAGAGCAT GTCCAGCCAGAAGGTGACCGAAGCGGTGACGATCCAAATTGGCCATGGCGAGACCCTCCTCCCGCTGTACACCCTTTTGGGTTTCTTCAAAGACGAACAACCTTTGATGTCAACCAACTACGCCGCGCAACGTCAGCGCACTTTTCGCCCTAGCCTCACATTACCATACACGGCTAATTTGGTACTCACACTGTATGACTGCGGACATGGAGAATTCAGGTTGCAACCGCTCATCAATGAGAAACCGGTGGCCTTCCCTGGTTTGACTGGGCATCGGTCGGCATCCATGCCGCTTTATAAGGCTGTCAAGGAACACTACAGGGAACTAATTCGAGGCTGTGACTTTGAGAAGGAGTGTCAACTGTTCACTTGGCCAAGTCAATTTTCAATTAAGGATGCTTTGTAG
- the LOC144085109 gene encoding bifunctional 3'-phosphoadenosine 5'-phosphosulfate synthase 2-like has protein sequence MSGVKKPRTNLNRSTNVVYQAHHVSRSKRGQVVGTRGGFRGCTIWLTGLSGAGKTTISFALEEFLVSHAIPCYSLDGDNIRHGLNKNLGFSAVDREENIRRVAEVARLFADAGLVCVTSFISPYTKDRNEARKIHASAGLPFFEVFIHASLEVCESRDVKGLYKRARAGEIKGFTGIDSEYERPEAAELVLKTGELSVNECLQQVLEMLREQNIVPGEIMEEVTELFVPENRVHLAVADASTLPTISITKLDLQWIQVLSEGWASPLKGFMREREYLQVLHFGNLLDGGAINMSVPIVLPVSTETKQALDGCAAVALEYGGSRVAILRNPEFYEHRKEERCARQWGTTCPQHPYIKMVLEGGDWLAGGDLELLEPIKWNDGLDQYRLTPRELKQKFKDMKADAVFAFQLRNPVHNGHALLMQDTKRRLLERGYKNPVLLLHPLGGWTKDDDVPLHWRMKQHAAVLEEGILDPASTIVAIFPSPMMYAGPTEVQWHCRARMMAGANFYIVGRDPAGMPHPQTKLDLYEATHGGKVLTMAPGLTSVEIIPFRVAAYNKSKKAMDFYQSERQSDFEFISGTKMRNLARSGENPPEGFMGLKAWKVLVDYYNSLQKDK, from the exons ATGTCCGGAGTGAAGAAGCCTCGCACG AACCTCAATAGGTCTACCAACGTGGTCTACCAGGCCCACCATGTCAGTCGGAGCAAGCGGGGCCAGGTTGTGGGCACCAGGGGGGGCTTCAGAGGGTGCACCATCTGGCTCACAG gTTTATCGGGAGCAGGAAAAACAACCATTAGCTTCGCCCTTGAAGAATTTCTCGTTTCACATGCTATCCCTTGCTACTCGCTGGATGGCGACAACATCCGTCATGGCCTGAACAAGAACTTGGGGTTTTCCGCCGTGGACCGCGAGGAGAACATCCGCCGTGTCGCAGAGGTGGCCCGACTCTTCGCCGACGCCGGGCTGGTTTGCGTCACAAGTTTCATTTCCCCCTACACCAAG GATCGTAACGAGGCACGTAAAATCCATGCGAGCGCCGggcttcccttttttgaggtcTTCATTCACGCCAGCTTGGAGGTTTGCGAGAGCAGAGACGTGAAGGGGCTATACAAGAGAGCTCGAGCCGGGGAAATCAAAG GCTTCACCGGGATCGACTCCGAATATGAGCGCCCCGAAGCGGCAGAGCTGGTGCTAAAAACTGGAGAACTGTCTGTGAATGAGTGCCTTCAACAAGTCCTGGAGATGCTCCGAGAGCAG AACATTGTGCCAGGTGAAATCATGGAGGAGGTGACCGAACTATTTGTTCCGGAGAATCGGGTGCATCTTGCCGTGGCCGATGCTAGCACACTGCCTACCATCAGTATCACCAAG CTGGACTTGCAGTGGATTCAAGTTTTGTCTGAAGGTTGGGCCAGCCCTCTTAAAGGCTTCATGAGAGAGAGGGAGTACCTCCAAGTTTTGCACTTTGGAAACCTTTTGGATG GTGGCGCCATCAACATGTCAGTCCCCATCGTCCTCCCCGTCAGCACCGAGACCAAGCAAGCATTGGATGGCTGTGCGGCGGTAGCATTGGAGTACGGCGGCTCGCGGGTGGCCATTTTGCGAAACCCGGAGTTCTACGAACACCGCAAGGAGGAGCGCTGCGCGCGACAGTGGGGGACCACGTGTCCGCAACACCCTTACATTAAG ATGGTTCTGGAAGGTGGTGATTGGCTAGCCGGCGGTGACCTGGAGTTGCTGGAACCCATCAAATGGAACGACGGACTGGACCAGTACCGCCTCACTCCGCGAGAGCTCAAGCAGAAGTTCAAAGACATGAAAGCAG ATGCGGTTTTTGCCTTTCAGTTGCGCAACCCGGTCCACAACGGCCATGCCTTACTGATGCAGGACACCAAGCGGCGACTGCTTGAGCGTGGCTACAAGAACCCAGTTCTCCTGCTGCACCCTCTGGGCGGTTGGACCAAAGATGATGACGTGCCGCTGCATTGGCGTATGAAGCAGCACGCCGCCGTCTTGGAAGAGGGGATCCTCGATCCGGCCAGCACCATAGTAGCTATCTTCCCCTCTCCCATGATGTATGCCGGACCCACGGAG GTGCAGTGGCACTGTAGGGCCCGCATGATGGCAGGGGCCAACTTCTACATCGTGGGCCGGGACCCCGCTGGCATGCCGCACCCACAGACTAAGCTGGACCTTTACGAAGCCACGCACGGCGGCAAAGTGCTCACCATGGCGCCCGGCCTTACCTCGGTGGAGATCATCCCCTTCAGGGTGGCTGCCTACAACAAGTCCAAAAAGGCAATGGACTTTTACCAATCAGAGCG CCAATCCGATTTTGAGTTCATCTCCGGAACGAAGATGAGGAACTTGGCCCGCAGTGGCGAGAACCCACCAGAGGGCTTCATGGGCCTCAAAGCTTGGAAAGTTCTGGTGGATTACTACAACTCGCTTCAAAAGGACAAATAA